Proteins encoded in a region of the Paenibacillus sp. W2I17 genome:
- a CDS encoding response regulator: protein MYSIFLVDDEELGLEMMRDYIRWEEMGIYIMGTASNGREALEKIEATQPDIVLTDVQMPIMNGIDLARKIHESYDSIQVMFLTGHDEFQYVKSAINVGAVGYMLKPLDLNEIESVVSKVKQRCDEVGIKNRSMEAAKANILKELSYEKNEDRAIDLAFSFSRLTRQPETTRYAMALFSIDPKEAEGEQQSLEECTGRLVSFLDHFFKAKNLKAIFVDYKEGETGVFMEAAQQPGYYAWEDLAEAIRSALDFTVTAAVGGQETALSHIHCLYEETRTILNERFYEGTGAIIHAGTVTNQFYTEHMPPFDQKEWFDSINRLDFEWAAQKLHGYIEGLATLRVKKKIICDWSIDLVNELLEQLHKPVPKRAELYHSIYNALTLHEIEDLILGTAEDAVSMLGERFMDKNAKLIHKVRTLIDQNYNQPITINSLSDQVYLSPNYLRSIFKDKTGMTIHDYLTRIRLDKARELLADGSLKIHDIAQTVGYESTSYFISLFLKTQGVTPNEYRKSM from the coding sequence ATGTACAGTATTTTTTTGGTAGACGATGAAGAACTGGGACTTGAGATGATGAGGGATTATATCCGTTGGGAAGAGATGGGTATCTATATCATGGGAACGGCGAGTAACGGCAGGGAGGCCTTGGAGAAGATTGAGGCCACCCAGCCTGATATCGTTCTTACCGATGTTCAGATGCCGATCATGAACGGTATTGATCTGGCGAGAAAGATACATGAGAGCTACGACTCGATCCAGGTGATGTTTCTAACCGGACACGATGAATTTCAATATGTAAAATCGGCTATAAACGTAGGGGCCGTGGGATATATGCTAAAACCTTTGGATTTAAATGAAATTGAAAGCGTTGTCAGTAAAGTTAAACAGCGTTGTGACGAAGTTGGAATTAAGAACCGTTCCATGGAGGCGGCCAAAGCCAATATCCTGAAGGAGTTATCTTACGAAAAAAACGAGGATCGTGCTATTGATCTCGCTTTTAGTTTCAGCCGTCTAACCCGGCAACCTGAGACCACCCGATATGCAATGGCCTTGTTTAGTATCGATCCGAAGGAGGCCGAAGGAGAACAGCAAAGTCTGGAGGAATGTACAGGGCGGCTGGTGTCTTTTCTCGATCATTTCTTCAAGGCGAAGAACCTGAAAGCGATCTTTGTGGATTACAAGGAAGGAGAGACCGGTGTATTTATGGAAGCGGCACAGCAGCCGGGATATTATGCGTGGGAGGACTTGGCTGAGGCTATCCGTAGTGCCCTGGATTTTACGGTGACGGCTGCTGTAGGCGGACAAGAGACCGCGTTATCCCATATTCACTGTCTGTACGAAGAGACACGAACCATCTTGAATGAGCGTTTCTATGAAGGTACAGGCGCAATTATTCATGCTGGCACCGTTACGAATCAGTTTTATACAGAGCATATGCCCCCTTTTGATCAAAAGGAATGGTTCGATTCCATTAACCGACTGGATTTTGAATGGGCGGCACAGAAGCTGCACGGGTATATTGAGGGATTGGCAACACTGAGAGTCAAGAAAAAAATCATCTGCGACTGGTCGATAGATCTCGTGAATGAACTGCTGGAGCAGCTTCATAAACCCGTTCCAAAGCGGGCTGAGCTGTATCATTCCATCTATAATGCACTGACTCTGCATGAAATCGAGGATCTGATTCTCGGTACTGCGGAAGATGCGGTGAGCATGCTGGGCGAGCGGTTTATGGACAAAAATGCAAAACTGATTCACAAGGTCCGTACCCTCATCGACCAGAATTACAACCAGCCGATTACCATTAACAGCCTGTCTGATCAGGTCTATTTGTCACCGAACTATTTGAGATCCATTTTTAAGGACAAAACAGGGATGACGATCCACGATTATCTGACACGCATCAGATTGGATAAAGCCAGGGAACTGCTGGCAGACGGCTCGCTCAAGATTCACGATATCGCGCAGACCGTGGGCTATGAGAGTACATCCTATTTTATTTCTCTATTCCTGAAGACACAGGGCGTAACACCTAACGAATACAGGAAAAGTATGTGA
- a CDS encoding glycoside hydrolase family 95 protein yields the protein MNDFTLWYSIPAVDWSQGLPLGNGRIGAVVMASSHREVWSMSEVTYWSGQIDAEYPPAGGKAALEEMRSYFFSGDYDEGDRLVKQHLQPKKRNFGTHLGLCEVVIDFEKRNPGSDEAGSFQRELDLTHALAGAFWKDDNTTIRREVYASHADDIVASRIWSEAPGGVSFTLGLEGGTESFKVAVLDDNTLEFQGQATENVHSDGTCGVWAKGLLKLVVSGGTIARKDGNRLTVTGADEAWIYFSVSTDYRRTDSDWKTESNYTLVKALNKGYTSLREDHIRDYCEQFDKVDIQLGVKGKSGLTTDQRICLLEQSGGDEDPQLFALFFQYGRYLTIAGSRKNSPLPLHLQGIWNDGEACRMGWSCDYHLDVNTQMNYFPTEITNLSKSHLPLFRYIEDLAQAGRETARNVYGCDGWVAHVFSNVWGFTLPGWETSWGLNVTGGLWLATHLIEHYEYSQDRVFLENVAYPVLKESAAFYLDYMCEHPRNGWLVTGPSNSPENHFYPGNSRERVQQLSMGTTMDQMLVRRLFEFCLNSVELLNKDKELGRKLEEAIGKLPPLQIGKKGQLQEWLEDYEEAQPEHRHLSHMYALYPDNQITPDHTPELSAAVRITLENRMVQEELEDVEFTAALFGLGFARLHDGETAYKHLSHLIGGLCFDNLFTYSKSGIAGAESNIFVVDGNFGGTAVVAEMLLQSYAGEIHLLPALPQAWSTGSITGLRAKGNAEVDIVWENGQLISTNIHTFSAGTFTICWGKQRTILHAEAGESYYFNSELQLVK from the coding sequence ATGAACGATTTTACTTTATGGTATTCAATACCTGCTGTGGATTGGTCTCAAGGCCTGCCGCTGGGCAATGGTAGAATAGGAGCAGTGGTTATGGCGTCTTCGCATCGTGAGGTGTGGAGTATGAGTGAGGTTACCTACTGGTCAGGACAGATTGACGCGGAGTATCCTCCGGCGGGAGGCAAGGCTGCATTGGAAGAGATGCGCAGCTATTTTTTCTCGGGTGATTATGATGAAGGGGATCGTCTTGTCAAACAGCATCTGCAGCCAAAGAAGCGTAATTTCGGCACCCATCTTGGATTATGTGAAGTTGTTATTGATTTTGAGAAGAGGAATCCGGGTTCTGATGAAGCTGGAAGCTTCCAACGTGAGCTGGATCTGACTCATGCACTGGCTGGGGCGTTCTGGAAAGATGACAACACCACGATTCGACGTGAAGTTTACGCTTCTCACGCCGATGATATAGTGGCCTCCCGAATTTGGAGCGAAGCTCCTGGTGGCGTATCCTTTACGCTAGGTTTGGAAGGGGGAACGGAATCATTCAAGGTTGCAGTCTTAGATGACAACACGCTTGAATTCCAAGGACAGGCAACGGAAAATGTACATAGTGATGGAACTTGCGGTGTATGGGCTAAGGGCCTGTTGAAGTTGGTTGTATCCGGGGGGACCATCGCTAGGAAAGATGGAAACCGATTGACCGTGACCGGAGCGGATGAGGCTTGGATTTATTTTAGTGTAAGCACGGATTATCGTCGTACAGATTCGGATTGGAAAACAGAGAGCAATTATACGCTGGTGAAAGCTTTAAATAAAGGTTATACCTCACTGAGGGAGGACCATATCCGCGATTACTGTGAGCAATTTGACAAGGTAGATATTCAGCTCGGGGTCAAGGGGAAGTCCGGCCTCACTACAGATCAGCGTATTTGTTTGTTGGAACAGAGTGGTGGGGATGAAGATCCGCAGCTGTTCGCCTTGTTTTTCCAATATGGACGGTATCTGACCATTGCGGGATCTCGCAAGAACTCTCCATTGCCACTCCATCTCCAGGGAATCTGGAATGATGGTGAAGCGTGCCGAATGGGCTGGAGCTGTGATTATCACCTTGATGTGAATACTCAGATGAATTATTTCCCTACAGAAATTACGAACCTGAGTAAGAGTCATCTTCCGTTATTTCGGTATATTGAGGATCTGGCACAGGCGGGCAGGGAAACGGCTCGTAACGTATATGGATGCGACGGATGGGTCGCTCATGTCTTCTCCAATGTATGGGGCTTTACGCTGCCTGGATGGGAAACCTCGTGGGGGCTGAACGTTACAGGCGGATTATGGCTGGCTACACACCTGATTGAGCATTATGAGTACAGTCAGGATCGTGTTTTCCTAGAGAATGTGGCCTATCCTGTACTTAAAGAATCCGCGGCCTTCTATCTGGATTACATGTGTGAGCATCCTCGGAACGGTTGGCTGGTGACGGGTCCTTCCAATTCGCCGGAGAACCATTTCTATCCCGGTAATTCGAGAGAAAGGGTACAACAGCTGTCCATGGGAACGACAATGGACCAGATGCTGGTGCGCAGGCTCTTTGAATTTTGTCTTAATTCAGTTGAACTTTTGAACAAAGACAAAGAACTCGGACGCAAGCTCGAAGAAGCAATTGGCAAGCTTCCACCTCTACAGATCGGCAAGAAAGGGCAGTTACAGGAGTGGCTGGAGGATTATGAGGAGGCGCAGCCGGAGCATCGGCATTTGTCTCATATGTATGCGCTATATCCAGACAATCAGATTACACCTGACCATACACCGGAACTCAGTGCGGCAGTACGGATAACGTTGGAGAACCGCATGGTCCAGGAAGAGTTGGAGGATGTTGAATTTACAGCTGCTTTGTTTGGACTGGGTTTTGCGAGATTGCATGATGGGGAGACGGCATATAAACACCTCTCACATTTGATCGGCGGCCTGTGCTTCGATAATCTGTTCACCTATTCCAAATCCGGAATTGCTGGAGCAGAGAGTAATATTTTTGTCGTTGATGGAAATTTCGGCGGTACAGCTGTCGTAGCGGAGATGCTGCTGCAAAGTTATGCGGGCGAGATTCACCTTCTCCCAGCGCTGCCACAGGCATGGAGCACAGGCTCAATAACCGGACTGAGAGCAAAAGGGAATGCCGAGGTTGACATCGTCTGGGAGAACGGACAGTTAATTTCTACGAACATTCATACTTTCTCTGCAGGAACGTTCACCATTTGTTGGGGCAAACAAAGAACGATCCTTCATGCCGAAGCAGGCGAAAGTTACTATTTCAATAGCGAGCTGCAGTTGGTAAAATAA